From the Quercus lobata isolate SW786 chromosome 6, ValleyOak3.0 Primary Assembly, whole genome shotgun sequence genome, one window contains:
- the LOC115950842 gene encoding protein RTE1-HOMOLOG: MEESADPENQLMIEGNVPKTMQIDPRRARFPYCIVWTPLPIISWLIPFIGHIGICREDGVILDFAGPNFVCVDNFAFGSVTRYLQISKEKCCISPYPSVYNSEDGYIPDEPGREVSTWDDALRKSTQEFQHRSYNLLTCNCHSFVANNLNRLGLHSGGWNVVNLAALIFLKGRWVSTGSMVRSVLPFFITFALGLAFGGLTFLTYWAFFTCFLVGWFLLGTYCFKDLIQL, translated from the exons ATGGAAGAAAGTGCAGACCCTGAGAACCAGCTGATGATTGAAGGAAATGTTCCAAAAACCATGCAAATTGATCCAAGAAGAGCTAGGTTCCCATACTGCATTGTGTGGACACCCCTTCCTATTATTTCATGGCTGATTCCTTTCATTGGTCACATTGGCATATGCAGAGAGGATGGAGTGATCTTGGACTTTGCAGGGCccaattttgtgtgtgtggacAATTTTGCATTTGGATCAGTAACCCGCTACCTTCAAATTAGCAAAGAAAAG TGTTGCATTTCTCCCTATCCTTCAGTATACAATAGTGAGGATGGATACATTCCAGATGAACCTGGACGAGAAGTATCGACATGGGATGATGCACTACGAAAGAGCACTCAGGAATTCCAGCACCGATCTTACAACCTCTTAACTTGCAATTGCCACTCTTTTGTAGCAAACAACCTAAACAGGTTGGGCCTTCATTCGGGTGGGTGGAATGTGGTGAACCTTGCTGCTCTCATATTCCTCAAGGGTCGTTGGGTGAGCACAGGATCCATGGTGCGATCTGTCTTGCCATTCTTTATAACATTTGCTCTTGGACTCGCATTCGGGGGTTTGACATTCCTAACTTACTGGGCCTTTTTCACCTGCTTTCTTGTTGGTTGGTTTCTTCTGGGTACTTACTGTTTTAAAGATTTGATCCAGTTGTAG
- the LOC115994845 gene encoding protein WALLS ARE THIN 1-like has product MAEASSDSAQRMCAMPERSKLHLAMIVCQLGFAGNHIIMKIALNMGISLLVFPFYRNIVALAALVPFAYFLEKRDRPPISTSLLLQFFFLGLIGLTCNQEFYYLGLDNTSATFASASENSVPAITFLMAAIFGMEQVHLNRKDGIAKVLGTVSTVAGSLVITLYKGPTLFGSNLQSHQSYFLLSLRNVKVTSWTSGCIYLIGHCLCWSSWIIFQIPLLKKYPARLSIASYAYFFSILQYLVIAVVFERNSQAWIVNSTDELLTIFYTGLVASAMTYAIQIYVIDKAGPLFVSVYLPLQTLLVAIIEAIALGEEFYLGGIIGAIFIVTGLYLVVWGKGEERKLDEEKPSVSENDSNRVSSSNGSIIQPLLATSRN; this is encoded by the exons ATGGCGGAAGCTAGTTCAGACTCTGCTCAAAGAATGTGTGCAATGCCTGAACGTTCCAAGCTGCACTTAGCCATGATTGTCTGCCAGTTAGGTTTTGCGGGGAACCATATTATTATGAAGATTGCACTTAACATGGGTATAAGCCTGCTTGTTTTCCCATTTTATAGGAACATCGTCGCGCTGGCTGCACTAGTTCCCTTTGCGTATTTCTTAGAGAA GAGAGACAGACCACCAATAAGTACTTCTCTTTTGCTacaattcttcttccttggCCTTATTGG GTTAACATGTAATCAAGAATTCTATTATCTGGGTTTGGACAACACTTCAGCCACCTTTGCTTCTGCATCAGAAAATTCAGTTCCTGCTATAACCTTTCTCATGGCTGCCATATTCGG AATGGAGCAAGTGCATTTGAACAGGAAAGATGGTATAGCTAAGGTGCTTGGAACTGTTTCTACTGTTGCTGGATCTCTTGTTATTACTCTTTACAAGGGACCAACCCTATTTGGATCGAATTTACAATCACACCAATCATATTTCTTACTTTCCTTAAGAAATGTCAAGGTGACAAGTTGGACTTCAGGTTGCATCTATCTTATTGGTCATTGCCTTTGTTGGTCTAGTTGGATTATCTTCCAAATACCACTCTTAAAGAAGTATCCAGCTCGGCTTTCGATTGCCTCGTATGCTTACTTCTTTAGTATTCTTCAGTATCTGGTGATAGCAGTAGTCTTTGAGAGAAACTCCCAAGCCTGGatagttaactcaactgatgAACTCCTTACTATTTTCTATACG GGATTGGTGGCTTCTGCAATGACATATGCAATACAAATATATGTAATTGACAAGGCAGGACCGTTGTTTGTTTCAGTGTATCTACCTCTACAGACCTTGCTTGTTGCTATAATAGAAGCCATTGCTTTAGGCGAAGAATTCTACTTGGGAGG GATTATTGGAGCAATTTTTATCGTGACTGGACTATACCTTGTTGTGTGGGGAAAAGGTGAAGAGAGAAAGTTAGATGAAGAAAAGCCCTCAGTGTCTGAAAACGACAGTAATAGAGTAAGTTCAAGTAATGGCTCCATCATCCAACCATTGCTTGCTACTTCTcgtaattaa